Proteins from one Rhinopithecus roxellana isolate Shanxi Qingling chromosome 20, ASM756505v1, whole genome shotgun sequence genomic window:
- the LOC115895313 gene encoding sulfotransferase 1A3-like, with product MELIQDTSRPPLEYVKGVPLIKYFAEALGPLQSFQARPDDLLISTYPKSGTTWVSQILDMIYQGGDLEKCNRDPIYIRVPFLEANDPGEPSGLETLKDTPAPRLIKSHLPLALLPQTLLDQKVKVVYVARNPKDVAVSYYHFHRMEKTHPEPGTWDSFLEKFMEPRVSYGSWYQHVQEWWELSHTHPVLYLFYEDMKENPKREIQKILEFVGRSLPEETVDLMVQHTSFREMKKNPMTNYTTVPQEFMDHSISPFMRKGMAGDWKTTFTVAQNERFDADYAEKMAGCSLSFRSEL from the exons ATGGAGCTGATTCAGGACACCTCCCGCCCACCACTGGAGTACGTGAAGGGGGTTCCGCTCATCAAGTACTTTGCAGAGGCACTGGGACCCCTGCAGAGCTTCCAGGCCCGGCCCGATGACCTGCTCATCAGCACCTACCCCAAGTCCG GCACCACCTGGGTGAGCCAGATACTGGACATGATCTACCAGGGTGGTGACCTGGAGAAGTGTAACCGGGATCCCATCTACATACGGGTGCCCTTCCTTGAGGCCAATGATCCAGGGGAACCCTCAG GGCTGGAGACTCTGAAAGACACACCGGCCCCACGGCTCATCAAGTCACACCTGCCCCTGGCCCTGCTCCCCCAGACTCTGTTGGATCAGAAGGTCAAG GTGGTCTATGTTGCCCGAAACCCAAAGGATGTGGCGGTCTCCTACTATCATTTCCACCGTATGGAAAAGACGCACCCTGAGCCTGGGACCTGGGACAGCTTCCTGGAGAAGTTCA tggAGCCTAGAG TGTCCTACGGGTCCTGGTACCAGCATGTGCAGGAGTGGTGGGAGCTGAGCCACACCCACCCTGTTCTCTACCTCTTCTATGAAGACATGAAGGAG AACCCCAAAAGGGAGATTCAGAAGATCCTGGAGTTTGTGGGGCGCTCCCTGCCAGAGGAGACCGTGGACCTCATGGTTCAACACACGTCATTCAGGGAGATGAAGAAGAACCCTATGACCAACTACACCACCGTCCCCCAGGAGTTCATGGACCACAGTATCTCCCCCTTCATGAGGAAAG gcATGGCTGGGGACTGGAAGACCACCTTCACCGTGGCGCAGAATGAGCGCTTCGATGCGGACTATGCGGAGAAGATGGCaggctgcagcctcagcttccgcTCTGAGCTGTGA